From one Streptomyces mobaraensis genomic stretch:
- a CDS encoding MBL fold metallo-hydrolase: MLIAGFPAGAWGTNCYLVAPAAGEECVIIDPGHQAAQGVEEALRKHRLKPAAVVLTHGHIDHVASVVPVCGAHDVPAWIHPADRYMMSDPEKALGRSIGAQLLGELTVGEPDDVKELTDGSTLDLAGLEFTVAHAPGHTKGSVTFRLPESSDVPSVFFSGDLLFAGSIGRTDLPGGDHAEILESLARVCLPLDDSTVVLSGHGPQTSIGRERATNPYLREVAQAPYGPGTGTPAPRRGM, from the coding sequence GTGCTGATTGCCGGGTTCCCCGCCGGGGCCTGGGGGACCAATTGTTATCTGGTCGCCCCCGCCGCCGGTGAGGAGTGCGTGATCATCGACCCGGGCCACCAGGCCGCCCAGGGAGTCGAGGAAGCACTCAGGAAGCATCGGCTCAAGCCCGCCGCGGTCGTCCTCACCCACGGCCACATCGACCACGTCGCCTCGGTCGTCCCGGTGTGCGGCGCCCATGACGTCCCCGCCTGGATCCACCCCGCCGACCGCTACATGATGAGCGACCCGGAGAAGGCACTCGGCCGCTCCATCGGCGCGCAGCTCCTCGGCGAGCTGACCGTGGGGGAACCGGACGACGTCAAGGAGCTCACCGACGGCAGCACCCTGGACCTCGCCGGTCTGGAGTTCACCGTCGCGCACGCGCCCGGCCATACCAAGGGGTCGGTGACCTTCCGGCTGCCCGAGAGCTCCGACGTCCCGTCGGTGTTCTTCTCGGGCGACCTGCTGTTCGCCGGCTCCATCGGACGCACCGACCTGCCCGGCGGTGACCACGCCGAGATACTCGAGTCCCTGGCCCGCGTGTGCCTGCCCCTCGACGACTCGACCGTGGTCCTCTCCGGCCACGGCCCCCAGACCAGCATCGGCCGCGAGCGCGCCACCAACCCCTACCTGCGGGAAGTGGCCCAGGCGCCGTACGGCCCCGGAACCGGCACCCCGGCTCCGCGACGAGGAATGTGA
- a CDS encoding peptidylprolyl isomerase has translation MVTNEQRRRQLAREKFERQQQRREAQRRKARNRNALIAAGLAVLIAAGGTAVAAGALGGDDKKDDKASADATPSELPTPSKGPDPCAKPAAGSPAKKTWKSEPAMTVDTSASYTMDLKTTCGSIDLKLDAAKAPHTVNSLNFLAAQGYFDHSKCHRLTGEAAGIYVLQCGDPQGTGAGGPGYTLAEENLKSDLLQEPKDEQLKQAKMKIYPAGTIAMAKTQQPHSTGSQFFLVYKDSPLQPDYTPVGTIGTEGRKTLDKIAKAGIQGGAPDGPPNATVVVDKATVTKS, from the coding sequence GTGGTCACTAACGAGCAGCGGCGGCGGCAGCTCGCACGGGAGAAGTTCGAGCGGCAGCAGCAGCGCCGCGAGGCGCAGCGGCGCAAGGCCCGCAACCGGAACGCGTTGATCGCGGCCGGCCTCGCCGTGCTGATCGCCGCGGGCGGCACGGCGGTGGCCGCCGGGGCGCTGGGCGGCGACGACAAGAAGGACGACAAGGCGTCGGCGGACGCGACCCCCAGCGAGCTCCCCACTCCCTCGAAGGGTCCGGACCCGTGCGCCAAGCCCGCCGCGGGCAGCCCGGCGAAGAAGACGTGGAAGTCGGAGCCGGCGATGACGGTCGACACGTCCGCCTCCTACACCATGGACCTCAAGACCACCTGCGGGTCCATCGACCTGAAGCTGGACGCGGCCAAGGCCCCCCACACCGTCAACTCGCTGAACTTCCTGGCGGCTCAGGGGTACTTCGACCACTCCAAGTGCCACCGCCTCACCGGTGAGGCCGCGGGCATCTACGTCCTCCAGTGCGGCGACCCGCAGGGCACCGGCGCGGGCGGTCCGGGCTACACGCTCGCCGAGGAGAACCTCAAGAGCGACCTGCTCCAGGAGCCCAAGGACGAGCAGCTCAAGCAGGCGAAGATGAAGATCTACCCGGCCGGGACGATCGCCATGGCCAAGACCCAGCAGCCGCATTCGACGGGCAGCCAGTTCTTCCTCGTCTACAAGGACAGCCCGCTGCAGCCGGACTACACCCCGGTCGGCACGATCGGCACCGAGGGCCGCAAGACCCTCGACAAGATCGCCAAGGCCGGGATCCAGGGCGGGGCCCCGGACGGACCCCCCAACGCCACCGTCGTGGTGGACAAGGCGACGGTGACGAAGAGCTGA
- a CDS encoding DUF349 domain-containing protein, translated as MSSDPWGRVDETGTVYVRTADGEKVVGSWQAGSPEEALAYFERKYEGLVVEIGLLERRVNTTDLSTKDAMTAIDHLRSQVDEHHAVGDLDALRGRLDKLVETVDKRREERKAAKAKQTDEARTAKEALVAEAEELAASEQWRSAGERLRALVDTWKGLPRLDRKTDDELWHRFSHARSAFSKRRKAHFASLDAQREEARKVKEKLVAEAEALSGSTDWGATAARYRELMADWKAAGRAQREAEDELWARFRGAQDVFFQARGEVFAERDAEQQANLGLKEDLVVEAEKLLPVTDLKAARAAFRSINERWEAIGHVPRDARPKIEGRMHAVERAIQEAEEAEWRRTNPEARARAAGLTGQLQDAVDKLQAQIDKARAAGNEAKAEKLGRELEGRKALLDQALKGLQEFGG; from the coding sequence GTGAGCAGCGACCCGTGGGGCCGCGTCGACGAGACGGGGACGGTGTACGTGCGTACCGCCGACGGCGAGAAGGTCGTCGGCTCGTGGCAGGCGGGGAGTCCGGAGGAGGCTCTCGCTTACTTCGAGCGCAAGTACGAGGGCCTGGTCGTCGAGATCGGCCTCCTCGAACGCCGGGTCAACACCACCGACCTGTCGACGAAGGACGCGATGACCGCCATCGACCACCTGCGCTCGCAGGTGGACGAGCACCACGCGGTCGGCGATCTGGACGCGCTGCGCGGGCGGTTGGACAAGCTCGTCGAGACGGTCGACAAGCGCCGCGAGGAGCGCAAGGCGGCCAAGGCCAAGCAGACGGACGAGGCCAGGACGGCCAAGGAGGCGCTGGTCGCCGAGGCCGAGGAGCTGGCCGCGAGCGAGCAGTGGCGCTCGGCCGGCGAGCGGCTGCGGGCCCTGGTGGACACCTGGAAGGGCCTGCCGCGGCTGGACCGCAAGACCGACGACGAGCTGTGGCACCGCTTCTCGCACGCCCGCTCGGCGTTCTCCAAGCGCCGCAAGGCCCACTTCGCCTCGCTGGACGCCCAGCGCGAGGAGGCCCGCAAGGTCAAGGAGAAGCTGGTCGCCGAGGCCGAGGCGCTGTCCGGTTCGACGGACTGGGGCGCCACCGCGGCCCGTTACCGCGAGCTGATGGCCGACTGGAAGGCCGCAGGACGCGCCCAGCGCGAGGCCGAGGACGAGCTGTGGGCCCGGTTCCGGGGCGCGCAGGACGTCTTCTTCCAGGCGCGCGGCGAGGTGTTCGCGGAGCGCGACGCCGAGCAGCAGGCCAACCTGGGCCTCAAGGAGGACCTGGTCGTCGAGGCGGAGAAGCTGCTGCCGGTGACCGACCTCAAGGCGGCCCGGGCGGCGTTCCGTTCGATCAACGAGCGCTGGGAGGCCATCGGTCATGTGCCGCGGGACGCCCGGCCGAAGATCGAGGGCCGGATGCACGCGGTGGAGCGCGCCATCCAGGAGGCCGAGGAGGCCGAGTGGCGGCGGACCAACCCGGAGGCGCGGGCGCGCGCGGCCGGGCTGACCGGGCAGCTCCAGGACGCGGTCGACAAGCTCCAGGCGCAGATCGACAAGGCGCGCGCGGCGGGCAACGAGGCGAAGGCCGAAAAGCTCGGCCGGGAGCTGGAGGGCCGCAAGGCGCTGCTGGACCAGGCGTTGAAGGGCCTGCAGGAGTTCGGCGGCTGA
- a CDS encoding DUF6167 family protein, with protein MFRRAFWFTTGVAAGVWATTKVNRTLDKLTPESLALQAADRAVLAGRRVKHFALDVRDGMAHREAALKDALGLTAGPEPEEARALPAGRPHLVVVEPTHPHHSLTRKEDH; from the coding sequence ATGTTCCGCCGTGCTTTTTGGTTCACCACCGGGGTGGCCGCCGGAGTGTGGGCCACCACCAAGGTGAACCGCACCCTGGACAAGCTCACCCCCGAGAGCCTCGCGCTCCAGGCGGCCGACCGGGCCGTGCTCGCCGGCCGCCGCGTCAAGCACTTCGCGCTCGACGTCCGCGACGGCATGGCGCACCGCGAGGCGGCGCTCAAGGACGCGCTCGGCCTCACCGCCGGGCCGGAGCCGGAGGAGGCCCGGGCGCTGCCCGCCGGACGCCCGCATCTCGTCGTCGTCGAACCCACCCATCCCCACCACTCGCTCACCCGGAAAGAGGACCACTGA
- a CDS encoding replication-associated recombination protein A, with amino-acid sequence MEPDLFTAAEEDRREKDPSSSPLAVRMRPRTLDEVVGQGHLLKPGSPLRRLVGEASGGPAGPSSVILWGPPGIGKTTLAYVVSQATNKRFVELSAITAGVKEVRAVIDGARRASGGYGKETVLFLDEIHRFSKAQQDSLLPAVENRWVTLIAATTENPYFSIISPLLSRSLLLTLQALTDDDLRGLLHRAVEDERGLGGAVTLPEDAEAHLLRIAGGDARRALTALEAAAGAALDKGEGEITLETLEETVDRAAVKYDRDGDQHYDVASALIKSIRGSDVDATLHYLARMIEAGEDPRFIARRLMISASEDIGLADPSALQTAVAGAQAVAMIGFPEARITLSQVAIALALAPKSNAAYLAIDAALADVRGGMAGPVPPHLRDGHYKGAAKLGHGEGYQYPHDLPGGIAAQQYAPDAVHGRRYYSPTRHGAESRYADVVERVRERLRGE; translated from the coding sequence GTGGAACCCGACCTGTTCACCGCCGCAGAAGAGGACCGCCGGGAGAAAGACCCGTCGAGCAGTCCCCTGGCCGTCCGCATGCGCCCCCGCACCCTCGACGAGGTCGTCGGACAGGGCCATCTGCTGAAGCCCGGGTCGCCGCTGCGCCGGCTGGTCGGCGAGGCGAGCGGCGGGCCGGCCGGGCCCTCGTCGGTGATCCTCTGGGGGCCGCCCGGCATCGGCAAGACGACCCTCGCGTACGTCGTCAGCCAGGCCACCAACAAGCGCTTCGTCGAGCTGTCCGCGATCACCGCCGGCGTCAAGGAGGTCCGGGCCGTCATCGACGGCGCCCGCCGGGCCTCCGGCGGCTACGGCAAGGAGACCGTCCTCTTCCTCGACGAGATCCACCGCTTCAGCAAGGCCCAGCAGGACTCCCTGCTGCCCGCCGTCGAGAACCGCTGGGTCACTCTGATCGCCGCCACCACCGAGAACCCCTACTTCTCGATCATCTCCCCGCTGCTCTCCCGATCCCTGCTACTCACCCTCCAGGCGCTCACCGACGACGACCTGCGCGGACTGCTGCACCGGGCGGTAGAGGACGAGCGCGGGCTCGGCGGCGCGGTCACGCTCCCCGAGGACGCGGAGGCACACCTGCTGCGGATCGCCGGCGGCGACGCGCGGCGGGCGCTCACCGCCCTGGAGGCGGCGGCGGGGGCGGCGCTCGACAAGGGCGAGGGCGAGATCACCCTGGAGACGCTGGAGGAGACGGTCGACCGGGCCGCGGTGAAGTACGACCGCGACGGGGACCAGCATTACGACGTCGCGAGTGCGTTGATCAAGTCGATTCGCGGGTCGGATGTGGATGCCACTCTCCATTACCTGGCCCGGATGATCGAGGCGGGAGAGGATCCTCGGTTCATCGCGCGGCGGTTGATGATCTCCGCCAGTGAGGACATCGGGCTCGCGGATCCTTCCGCGCTGCAGACGGCGGTTGCCGGGGCACAGGCCGTCGCCATGATCGGTTTCCCCGAGGCGCGGATCACTCTTTCGCAGGTGGCGATCGCGTTGGCGCTGGCGCCGAAGTCGAACGCGGCTTATCTCGCCATCGACGCGGCGCTCGCCGATGTGCGGGGTGGGATGGCCGGGCCGGTGCCTCCGCATCTGCGGGACGGGCATTACAAGGGGGCCGCGAAGCTGGGGCATGGGGAGGGGTATCAGTATCCCCATGATCTGCCGGGTGGGATCGCGGCTCAGCAGTATGCGCCTGATGCGGTGCATGGGCGGCGGTATTACTCGCCTACTCGGCATGGGGCGGAGTCGCGGTACGCGGATGTGGTGGAGCGGGTGCGGGAGCGTTTGCGGGGGGAGTGA
- a CDS encoding vitamin K epoxide reductase family protein: protein MTTSALDRSDTDGAERDGPATGAVGGSRAFGLLLVITGAMGLLAAWVITIDKNKILEAKAHGKTFTPGCSLNPVVACGNIMESEQAHAFGFPNPMLGLVCYGAIIAIGLAVLSGARFPRWYWLGMEAGTLFGVGFCTWLQYQSLYVIGSLCLWCCLAWVATIVMFCYVTVQNIRHRFIPLPNAVRSAVLEFHWVVPVLWIGLIGLAILTNWWSFWTGQS from the coding sequence ATGACGACCTCGGCTCTGGACCGCTCCGACACCGACGGCGCGGAGCGGGACGGCCCCGCCACCGGTGCGGTGGGCGGCAGTCGTGCCTTCGGGCTGCTGCTCGTCATCACCGGTGCCATGGGGCTGCTGGCCGCTTGGGTCATCACGATCGACAAGAACAAGATCCTCGAGGCCAAGGCGCATGGGAAGACCTTCACCCCCGGGTGCAGCCTCAACCCGGTCGTCGCCTGCGGCAACATCATGGAGAGCGAGCAGGCCCACGCCTTCGGGTTCCCCAACCCGATGCTCGGCCTGGTCTGCTACGGCGCGATCATCGCGATCGGCCTTGCGGTGCTCTCCGGCGCCCGCTTCCCGCGCTGGTACTGGCTCGGCATGGAGGCCGGCACGCTCTTCGGCGTCGGCTTCTGCACCTGGCTCCAGTACCAGTCGCTGTACGTCATCGGCTCGCTCTGCCTGTGGTGCTGCCTCGCCTGGGTCGCCACCATCGTGATGTTCTGCTACGTCACCGTGCAGAACATCCGCCACCGCTTCATCCCGCTGCCGAACGCGGTGCGGAGCGCGGTGCTGGAGTTCCACTGGGTGGTGCCGGTGCTGTGGATCGGCCTCATCGGGCTGGCGATCCTGACGAACTGGTGGTCGTTCTGGACGGGCCAGTCCTGA
- a CDS encoding DUF2470 domain-containing protein, giving the protein MPSAAERTRTLVQSTCSAVLLVPGLEAALPAPLTPEVRTVGPDGDVYLVHPADSPVVRAATHAEADDLPAVLELTDVAPVSVPNRIRGRAWLSGWLTCVPGVAEPGRMMVRLELGNISVDDLWGIETVSPDDFAGAAPDPLVEYEAELLQHLHAGHGDQVRSLWALLDERRAGAGAAVPLALDRFGFRVRFTREGSGSPADRSFDARFEFPEPVRDVAGLRREMHRLFDAAEG; this is encoded by the coding sequence ATGCCGTCAGCAGCCGAGCGCACACGAACTCTCGTACAGAGTACATGCTCCGCGGTACTGCTCGTCCCCGGCCTGGAGGCCGCCCTCCCCGCACCCCTCACCCCCGAGGTACGGACCGTCGGCCCCGACGGCGACGTATACCTCGTCCACCCGGCCGACTCCCCCGTCGTCCGCGCGGCCACCCACGCCGAGGCCGACGACCTCCCCGCCGTCCTGGAGCTCACCGACGTGGCGCCGGTCTCCGTCCCCAACCGCATCCGCGGCCGCGCCTGGCTCTCGGGCTGGCTCACCTGCGTCCCCGGCGTCGCGGAGCCGGGCCGCATGATGGTGCGGCTGGAACTCGGGAACATCTCCGTGGACGACCTCTGGGGCATCGAGACCGTCTCGCCCGACGACTTCGCGGGGGCGGCGCCCGATCCGCTCGTGGAGTACGAGGCGGAGCTGCTGCAGCATCTGCACGCGGGGCACGGGGATCAGGTGCGTTCCCTCTGGGCCCTGCTGGATGAACGGCGGGCGGGCGCGGGTGCCGCGGTGCCGCTGGCGCTGGACCGGTTCGGGTTCCGGGTCCGCTTCACCCGCGAGGGTTCGGGGTCACCGGCCGACCGCTCGTTCGACGCACGGTTCGAGTTCCCGGAGCCGGTGCGGGATGTGGCGGGGTTGCGGCGGGAGATGCACCGGCTGTTCGACGCGGCGGAGGGGTGA
- the rpsD gene encoding 30S ribosomal protein S4, which translates to MPNQSRPKVKKSRALGIALTPKAVKYFEARPYPPGEHGRGRKQNSDYKVRLLEKQRLRAQYDISERQMARAYDRAKKAEGKTGEALVVELERRLDALVLRSGIARTIYQARQMVVHGHIEVNGQKVDKPSFRVRPDDVVMVRERSRSKTLFETARAGGFAADGETPRYLQVNLAALAFRLDREPNRKEIPVICDEQLVVEYYAR; encoded by the coding sequence GTGCCTAACCAGTCGCGTCCCAAGGTCAAGAAGTCTCGTGCGCTCGGCATCGCCCTGACGCCGAAGGCCGTCAAGTACTTCGAGGCCCGTCCCTACCCGCCGGGCGAGCACGGCCGCGGCCGCAAGCAGAACTCGGACTACAAGGTCCGTCTGCTCGAGAAGCAGCGTCTCCGCGCGCAGTACGACATCAGCGAGCGCCAGATGGCCCGCGCCTACGACCGCGCCAAGAAGGCCGAGGGCAAGACGGGCGAGGCGCTGGTCGTCGAGCTCGAGCGCCGTCTCGACGCCCTGGTCCTGCGTTCGGGCATCGCCCGCACCATCTACCAGGCCCGCCAGATGGTCGTCCACGGCCACATCGAGGTCAACGGCCAGAAGGTCGACAAGCCGTCCTTCCGCGTCCGTCCCGACGACGTCGTGATGGTCCGCGAGCGCAGCCGCTCCAAGACCCTCTTCGAGACGGCCCGCGCCGGTGGCTTCGCCGCCGACGGCGAGACCCCGCGCTACCTCCAGGTCAACCTGGCCGCGCTGGCCTTCCGCCTGGACCGCGAGCCGAACCGCAAGGAGATCCCGGTCATCTGCGACGAGCAGCTCGTCGTCGAGTACTACGCCCGCTAA
- a CDS encoding DUF948 domain-containing protein, producing the protein MSGGEVAGILVAVFWAILVSFIALVLVRLAQTLKAATKLVADVTEQAVPLLADASATVRSAHTQLARVDSIAADVQEVTANASALSSTVSSAFGGPLVKVAAFGYGVRRAIGRKGAPAEPERTVITGRSVGKKLPSARRGGRRTRGKG; encoded by the coding sequence GTGTCCGGTGGAGAGGTGGCCGGGATCCTCGTGGCCGTCTTCTGGGCGATCCTGGTGTCCTTCATCGCCCTCGTCCTGGTACGGCTCGCGCAGACGCTGAAAGCGGCCACCAAGCTGGTCGCCGACGTCACCGAGCAGGCCGTGCCGCTGCTGGCCGACGCCTCGGCGACCGTGCGGTCCGCGCACACCCAGCTCGCCCGGGTCGACTCGATCGCCGCGGACGTCCAGGAGGTCACCGCCAACGCCTCCGCGCTGTCGTCCACCGTCTCCTCCGCCTTCGGCGGACCGCTGGTGAAGGTCGCCGCCTTCGGCTACGGCGTGCGGCGGGCGATCGGCCGCAAGGGCGCCCCCGCCGAACCCGAGCGCACCGTGATCACCGGCCGGAGCGTCGGCAAGAAGCTGCCGTCCGCCCGGCGCGGCGGCCGTCGTACCCGTGGGAAGGGCTGA
- the hisS gene encoding histidine--tRNA ligase, producing MSTFKAPKGTYDLTPPDSAVYLAVREAIAAPVRRAGYGYVETPGFENVELFARGVGESTDIVTKEMYTLTTRGGDQLALRPEGTASVLRAALEGNLHKGGNLPVKLWYSGSYYRYERPQKGRYRHFSQVGAEAIGAEDPALDAELIILAVDAYKSLGLENFRLLLNSLGDKECRPAYRAALQDFLRGLDLDDDTRRRIEINPLRVLDDKREAVQKQLVGAPMLRDHLCEACKEYHEQVRALLTEAGVAFEDDEKLVRGLDYYTRTTFEFVHDGLGAQSAVGGGGRYDGLSEMIGGPALPSVGWALGVDRTVLALEAEGIALELPAATEVYAVPLGDEARRVLFGVVTELRRAGIAADFAFGGKGLKNAMKSADRSGARYALVAGERDLTEGVVQLKDLGSGEQTAVAIDAVVGELRDRQG from the coding sequence GTGAGCACTTTCAAGGCCCCCAAGGGCACCTACGACCTGACCCCGCCGGACTCGGCGGTCTACCTCGCCGTGCGCGAGGCCATCGCCGCACCGGTGCGGCGGGCCGGCTACGGCTATGTGGAGACCCCCGGTTTCGAGAACGTCGAGCTGTTCGCGCGCGGTGTCGGCGAGTCCACCGACATCGTGACCAAGGAGATGTACACCCTCACCACCCGCGGCGGCGACCAGCTCGCCCTGCGCCCCGAGGGCACCGCCTCCGTGCTGCGCGCCGCGCTGGAGGGCAACCTGCACAAGGGCGGCAACCTGCCGGTCAAGCTCTGGTACTCCGGCTCGTACTACCGCTACGAGCGCCCGCAGAAGGGCCGTTACCGCCACTTCTCGCAGGTCGGCGCCGAGGCCATCGGCGCCGAGGACCCGGCGCTGGACGCCGAGCTGATCATCCTGGCCGTCGACGCGTACAAGTCCCTCGGCCTCGAGAACTTCCGCCTGCTGCTCAACTCGCTCGGCGACAAGGAGTGCCGCCCCGCCTACCGGGCCGCCCTCCAGGACTTCCTGCGCGGCCTCGACCTGGACGACGACACCCGGCGCCGCATCGAGATCAACCCGCTGCGGGTCCTCGACGACAAGCGCGAGGCCGTCCAGAAGCAGCTCGTCGGCGCCCCGATGCTCCGCGACCACCTCTGCGAGGCGTGCAAGGAGTACCACGAGCAGGTGCGCGCGCTGCTGACGGAGGCGGGCGTCGCCTTCGAGGACGACGAGAAGCTCGTGCGCGGCCTGGACTACTACACGCGCACCACCTTCGAGTTCGTCCACGACGGCCTCGGCGCGCAGTCCGCGGTCGGCGGCGGCGGCCGCTACGACGGCCTGTCCGAGATGATCGGCGGCCCGGCCCTGCCGTCCGTCGGCTGGGCGCTGGGCGTCGACCGCACAGTGCTGGCACTGGAGGCCGAGGGCATCGCGCTCGAACTCCCCGCCGCCACCGAGGTGTACGCGGTCCCACTGGGCGACGAGGCCCGCCGGGTCCTCTTCGGCGTCGTCACCGAACTCCGCCGGGCCGGCATCGCCGCCGACTTCGCGTTCGGCGGGAAGGGACTCAAGAACGCCATGAAATCGGCCGACCGCTCCGGCGCCCGCTACGCCCTGGTGGCGGGCGAACGGGATCTGACCGAAGGCGTCGTCCAGCTCAAGGACCTGGGCAGCGGCGAGCAGACCGCCGTCGCGATCGACGCCGTCGTGGGTGAACTCCGGGACAGGCAGGGCTGA